The following coding sequences are from one Enterococcus sp. 4G2_DIV0659 window:
- a CDS encoding TetR/AcrR family transcriptional regulator C-terminal domain-containing protein has protein sequence MEEKLSKEKIIQAAFDLLEDNPELDKLSMRKVAKKLAVQAPAIYWHVENKQALLQSMAEEIENHFIPPQKQENWKETIHAYMENYYELFQQYPCAIEIEIHTVPAYPSRLRNLDDMLGILHEAGFSIEQSYTTITSLQHLLFGMLMDSTEEKKLYNRVIDGDDYLKRQVILMKQYVQEHKLTNINNSIQYRHKEKQKDFFMKTLRIFLNGLDSFA, from the coding sequence TTGGAAGAAAAATTGTCAAAAGAAAAAATCATTCAGGCCGCTTTTGATTTATTAGAAGACAATCCTGAATTGGATAAATTATCGATGCGCAAAGTTGCTAAAAAATTAGCAGTTCAAGCCCCTGCCATTTACTGGCACGTTGAAAATAAACAAGCTTTACTACAAAGCATGGCAGAAGAAATCGAAAATCATTTCATTCCTCCTCAAAAACAAGAAAATTGGAAAGAAACGATTCATGCCTATATGGAGAATTATTATGAACTGTTCCAGCAATATCCCTGCGCCATTGAAATCGAGATTCATACGGTTCCTGCCTATCCTTCCCGTTTGCGGAATCTTGACGACATGCTTGGAATTTTACATGAAGCTGGCTTTTCGATTGAGCAAAGTTATACAACGATAACCTCTTTGCAACATTTATTATTTGGCATGTTAATGGATTCAACAGAAGAGAAAAAGCTGTATAACAGAGTGATTGATGGCGATGATTATTTAAAGCGACAAGTGATTTTAATGAAGCAGTATGTTCAAGAACATAAATTAACAAATATCAATAATAGCATTCAATATCGGCACAAAGAAAAACAAAAGGACTTTTTTATGAAAACGTTACGGATATTTTTAAACGGTTTAGATTCTTTTGCATAG
- a CDS encoding alpha/beta hydrolase, giving the protein MAFLQANIYSNVLEMEVMLNVILPQRTNKKIGTDTKGALNDVPVMYLLHGMGGNHSVWERRTSIERYVADLGLAVIMPSTDLGWYTDTTYDMNYWTFVSEELPVICHELFPQLTIKREKTFAVGLSMGGYGALKLGLAKPENYGAVASLSGAVDLAGRTEDLLGIRGEKYWEGIFGALENVQGSINDPMFLLEQLVKNQKTAPNIFLCCGEDDLLLYANQKMDVALTTHNIEHTFETGPGNHDWLFWDTWIQRVLMWLPL; this is encoded by the coding sequence ATGGCTTTTTTACAAGCGAATATATATTCAAATGTACTAGAAATGGAAGTAATGCTTAATGTCATTTTGCCCCAGCGGACAAATAAAAAAATTGGAACAGATACCAAAGGAGCACTAAATGATGTGCCTGTTATGTACTTATTGCACGGAATGGGCGGGAATCATAGCGTGTGGGAGCGCCGTACATCAATTGAGCGTTATGTTGCTGATTTAGGTTTAGCTGTTATTATGCCATCTACTGACCTTGGCTGGTATACGGATACAACCTATGATATGAATTATTGGACGTTTGTTTCAGAAGAACTTCCTGTTATTTGCCATGAATTATTTCCACAATTAACGATTAAACGAGAGAAGACATTTGCTGTCGGTCTTTCAATGGGAGGATATGGCGCCTTAAAACTAGGGTTGGCAAAACCAGAAAATTATGGGGCTGTGGCTTCATTATCAGGAGCCGTTGATCTTGCTGGAAGAACGGAAGATTTGCTAGGAATTAGAGGGGAAAAATACTGGGAAGGGATTTTTGGAGCATTAGAAAATGTCCAAGGCTCGATAAATGACCCGATGTTTCTTTTAGAACAATTAGTGAAGAATCAGAAAACAGCACCGAATATCTTTCTTTGTTGTGGTGAGGATGATTTACTTTTATATGCAAACCAAAAAATGGATGTGGCGTTAACAACACATAATATAGAGCATACTTTTGAGACAGGTCCAGGCAATCATGATTGGTTATTCTGGGATACTTGGATTCAACGAGTGTTGATGTGGCTACCTTTATAA
- the lepB gene encoding signal peptidase I, which translates to MESQKRTGKKKRPKQEHVSTKTNQVKKKKQLAASKKAKLVAKKRRNKQKRLIIDFFGAIIITGLVLFLLSLFLFSLPKVEGYSMVPTLREGDRVYVDKLGKLKKFELVYVQLPGTKEKQIRRIIGMPGQKIIYKNDQLQIDRQDQKETFIDEEKQLSQENGRFFTEDFSLFKLTEKSVIPEDSYLLLGDNRPYSIDSRSYGFVDRKAIIGVVKMRILPLHLIQAF; encoded by the coding sequence ATGGAATCACAAAAACGTACAGGAAAAAAGAAACGCCCCAAGCAAGAACATGTTAGTACAAAAACAAACCAAGTAAAAAAGAAGAAGCAGTTGGCTGCGTCAAAAAAAGCCAAATTAGTGGCAAAAAAAAGAAGAAACAAACAAAAACGCTTGATAATTGATTTTTTTGGAGCGATCATTATTACTGGGCTGGTGCTATTTCTTTTGTCACTCTTTTTATTTTCCCTTCCGAAAGTAGAGGGGTATTCAATGGTTCCAACATTAAGAGAGGGCGATCGCGTTTATGTTGATAAGTTAGGGAAACTTAAAAAATTTGAGTTAGTTTATGTTCAATTACCAGGAACAAAGGAAAAACAAATTCGTCGTATTATTGGTATGCCTGGACAAAAAATAATCTATAAAAATGATCAGCTTCAAATTGATAGACAAGACCAAAAGGAAACCTTTATAGACGAAGAAAAACAACTATCGCAGGAAAATGGCCGTTTTTTTACGGAGGATTTTTCGCTTTTCAAATTAACGGAAAAGTCAGTGATTCCTGAAGATAGCTATTTACTTTTGGGAGATAATCGTCCGTATTCGATAGATAGCAGAAGTTATGGATTCGTTGACCGAAAGGCTATTATTGGTGTAGTCAAAATGAGAATATTACCATTACATTTAATTCAGGCTTTTTAG
- a CDS encoding WxL domain-containing protein — translation MNRKPVMLAAAMLFLVTMESKDLVFAEEHSVTGHGAVEYTGEYPKEPVDPENPEKPVNPGPGASTDGELRFDFAPTLNFGKNKITEANRNFYVNAQLFHNGPSARGNFLQITDSRAERSGWTLQVRQEYQFKNDVIQEEKEKELRGAVLSFDKAWANSAYTQEKAPQLSKDIIQLNAQEITFPVASADQGQGKGSWIISFGASDENKHEQTPTLFPKVDEKNQPILDEQFENQQVYGNKAIFLSVPDTVTIHPVQYQTELTWILAELP, via the coding sequence ATGAACAGAAAACCGGTAATGTTAGCTGCCGCTATGCTATTTTTAGTAACGATGGAATCAAAAGACTTGGTGTTTGCAGAGGAACATTCTGTGACTGGACATGGTGCCGTTGAATATACTGGAGAGTATCCTAAAGAACCAGTTGATCCAGAAAATCCAGAAAAACCAGTTAATCCAGGTCCAGGAGCCTCAACAGATGGAGAACTTAGATTTGATTTTGCACCGACCTTAAATTTTGGCAAAAATAAGATTACGGAAGCAAATCGTAATTTCTATGTTAACGCTCAATTGTTCCACAATGGACCTAGTGCTAGAGGAAACTTTTTACAAATCACGGATTCTAGAGCGGAGCGCTCTGGTTGGACACTCCAAGTTCGTCAGGAATACCAATTTAAAAACGATGTGATTCAAGAAGAGAAGGAAAAAGAATTGAGAGGCGCTGTCTTATCTTTTGATAAAGCTTGGGCAAATTCTGCTTACACGCAAGAAAAAGCCCCTCAACTCAGTAAAGATATTATTCAATTAAATGCACAAGAAATAACATTTCCTGTAGCGTCTGCTGATCAAGGACAAGGAAAAGGGTCTTGGATTATTTCGTTCGGAGCATCTGATGAAAATAAACATGAACAGACACCAACTCTTTTTCCAAAAGTAGACGAAAAAAATCAGCCGATTTTAGACGAACAGTTTGAAAATCAGCAAGTCTACGGAAATAAAGCCATTTTTCTATCTGTGCCGGATACAGTCACTATCCATCCAGTACAGTATCAAACCGAGTTAACTTGGATATTAGCTGAGTTACCTTAA
- a CDS encoding MDR family MFS transporter, with translation MERKTNVKLVTISVFVATFMTAIEGTIVSTAMPTIVGSLHGMEIMNWVFSIYLLTNAMLTPIYGKLADKIGRKPIFMIGIIIFIIGSSLCGLAQNMITLIIARAIQGIGAGAIMPVALTILADIYSIDKRAKMLGLNSAAWGIASIFGPLAGGFIVDTVGWHWIFFINVPIGLVLMGLIAYFLVEPKREKTKVPMDILGSFLLMLVLLTLLLGFQLIGDVGFDLNVLLCLGASVLFFIGFIVVEKRAQDPVIDLKLFKNSTFVLVNIVAALISGFLMGVEVYIPMWMQGVLGKSAGIGGLVLAPMSILWMFGSFVASHLMEKHSTKKVLTIGLSITLLGGIFLVLVPASISFVWFFAISSVLGVGFGITITTTTVNAQSSVDPSEMGVATSFNTLARTIGQTLMVSIFGVIINAVTTSELAQSSLKVDPDVMNQLVNPHTANTIPADLLKPLRGMLYAGLHNVYLVGIGLIIAAIILNASVKKKV, from the coding sequence ATGGAAAGAAAAACAAACGTCAAACTTGTAACGATTAGCGTATTTGTTGCAACGTTTATGACAGCAATAGAAGGAACGATTGTTTCAACAGCAATGCCGACAATTGTTGGCTCATTACATGGCATGGAAATTATGAACTGGGTCTTTTCAATTTATTTATTAACCAATGCAATGTTAACACCTATTTATGGGAAATTAGCAGATAAAATCGGTCGTAAGCCGATCTTTATGATTGGAATTATTATATTTATTATTGGTTCTTCCCTTTGTGGATTAGCACAAAATATGATTACTTTAATTATCGCTAGAGCAATTCAAGGGATCGGAGCAGGTGCGATCATGCCTGTTGCTTTAACCATCTTAGCTGATATTTATTCAATTGATAAACGTGCAAAGATGCTAGGATTAAATAGTGCTGCATGGGGAATTGCTAGTATTTTTGGTCCGCTTGCTGGTGGGTTTATTGTAGATACTGTTGGTTGGCATTGGATTTTCTTCATCAATGTACCGATTGGACTTGTATTAATGGGGTTAATTGCATACTTTTTAGTGGAACCAAAAAGAGAGAAAACAAAAGTACCAATGGATATCTTAGGCAGTTTTCTGTTGATGCTTGTGTTATTAACGTTATTGCTAGGTTTCCAATTAATCGGTGATGTTGGCTTTGACTTAAATGTATTGCTATGTTTAGGCGCATCTGTACTCTTTTTTATCGGTTTTATCGTTGTTGAAAAAAGAGCACAAGATCCTGTTATTGATTTGAAATTATTCAAAAATTCCACATTTGTTCTTGTAAATATTGTGGCGGCTTTGATCAGTGGCTTTTTGATGGGTGTTGAAGTCTATATCCCAATGTGGATGCAAGGTGTCCTCGGTAAAAGTGCTGGAATCGGGGGACTCGTATTGGCTCCGATGTCTATTTTATGGATGTTCGGTTCATTTGTCGCCAGTCATTTGATGGAAAAACATTCTACCAAAAAAGTACTGACTATTGGATTAAGCATTACTTTACTTGGCGGTATTTTTCTAGTGTTGGTTCCAGCGTCTATTTCATTTGTTTGGTTTTTTGCTATCTCATCTGTTTTAGGTGTTGGTTTTGGGATTACGATTACAACAACGACAGTCAATGCCCAAAGTAGCGTAGATCCTTCTGAAATGGGGGTAGCAACGTCCTTTAATACATTGGCTAGAACAATTGGGCAAACCTTGATGGTATCGATTTTTGGTGTCATCATCAATGCGGTAACAACTTCTGAATTGGCGCAAAGTTCATTAAAAGTTGACCCGGATGTAATGAATCAATTGGTGAATCCACATACTGCTAATACAATTCCAGCAGATTTATTGAAACCTTTACGTGGAATGTTATATGCAGGTCTTCATAACGTTTATTTGGTCGGAATTGGTTTGATCATCGCTGCAATTATATTAAATGCATCGGTAAAAAAGAAAGTTTAA
- a CDS encoding WxL domain-containing protein yields the protein MKIKTLCSVALVTAITLGALAPIAANAETEAKPLVGKGEVTYEEDNGKNEPGDPENPDGTKVDPGENPDITINPDGGPITIDVVSNLIFPNQKIGVSPTATKTKANPVTLTLTDGTTVTRGNYVQWTDKRAGNDHKYQIKAAMTKQFTNGSNKLENATISYANGFLNSNMPAANWPAARPEAFVLTQDGTSKLVYDNNTAESTGAQGLGTFYTEFGTSAADTKNGLGEASTGLAGDSVELTVPAGQSIVKGKYIADITWSIEYTPAPVTPAE from the coding sequence ATGAAAATCAAAACATTATGTTCAGTAGCATTAGTAACAGCAATCACACTAGGAGCGTTAGCACCAATTGCAGCAAACGCTGAAACAGAAGCGAAACCATTAGTAGGTAAAGGTGAAGTAACGTACGAAGAAGACAATGGGAAAAATGAACCTGGTGATCCAGAAAATCCAGATGGAACAAAAGTTGATCCAGGTGAAAATCCAGATATTACTATTAATCCTGATGGTGGACCAATTACTATCGATGTTGTATCTAATTTGATTTTCCCTAACCAAAAAATTGGTGTATCACCAACAGCAACGAAAACTAAAGCAAACCCAGTTACGTTAACATTAACTGATGGAACAACTGTAACGCGTGGAAACTATGTACAATGGACGGATAAACGTGCAGGAAATGACCACAAATATCAAATTAAAGCAGCGATGACAAAACAATTCACTAATGGATCTAACAAATTAGAAAATGCAACAATTTCTTATGCAAATGGGTTCTTAAACTCAAATATGCCAGCAGCTAACTGGCCAGCAGCACGTCCAGAAGCATTTGTTTTAACTCAAGATGGGACAAGCAAACTTGTGTATGATAACAATACTGCTGAATCAACAGGTGCTCAAGGCTTAGGTACATTCTATACTGAGTTTGGTACATCTGCTGCTGACACAAAAAATGGTCTGGGAGAAGCTTCTACAGGCTTGGCAGGTGATTCTGTTGAATTAACAGTTCCAGCAGGGCAAAGCATTGTCAAAGGTAAATATATTGCAGACATTACTTGGTCAATCGAATATACTCCAGCACCAGTTACTCCTGCTGAGTAA
- a CDS encoding LPXTG cell wall anchor domain-containing protein, translated as MNKKRLSILLILLSSILGLVVVTQVSLSVHAAENQNGGQVATEGIITFYEDSTEPTIESTSTDPTSTSQTESKIVKPIGRYPSTGEMIKGSVGVIGIVLIVLALFLFFKKSKKKQGAEK; from the coding sequence ATGAATAAAAAACGATTATCTATCTTGCTTATTTTGCTATCTTCTATTCTAGGTTTGGTGGTAGTGACACAAGTTTCTCTATCTGTGCATGCAGCTGAAAACCAAAATGGAGGACAAGTAGCAACTGAAGGAATCATTACATTCTATGAGGATTCAACTGAACCAACAATAGAATCAACAAGCACAGACCCTACTTCCACCAGCCAAACAGAATCAAAAATTGTGAAACCTATAGGAAGATATCCTTCCACTGGGGAAATGATTAAAGGATCAGTTGGCGTAATTGGAATTGTTCTCATTGTTCTTGCATTGTTTCTTTTCTTTAAGAAATCTAAAAAGAAACAGGGGGCAGAAAAATGA
- the metK gene encoding methionine adenosyltransferase, giving the protein MTERHLFTSESVSEGHPDKVADQVSDAILDAILEQDPTARVACETSVTTGLVLVFGEISTTAYVDIQKIVRQTLKDIGYTRAKYGFDGDTVAVLVAIDEQSPDIAQGVNEALETRGEKDTKDDIGAGDQGLMFGFAVNETPELMPLPISLSHKLVNRLAQLRKDETLTYLRPDAKSQVTVEYDEQGKPQRVDTVVISTQHDEETTLEQIQKDVKKLVIDEVIPAELLDEETKYFINPTGRFVIGGPQGDAGLTGRKIIVDTYGGYARHGGGAFSGKDATKVDRSASYAARYIAKNIVAAELAEKVEVQLAYAIGVAQPVSISINTFGTSDVPESKLIEAVRENFDLRPAGIIKMLDLRRPIYKQTAAYGHFGRTDIELPWEQTDKVDAIKKSLME; this is encoded by the coding sequence ATGACAGAAAGACATTTATTTACATCAGAATCCGTTTCAGAAGGACATCCGGACAAAGTTGCCGACCAAGTGAGTGACGCAATACTAGATGCGATTTTAGAACAAGATCCAACAGCCCGAGTGGCTTGTGAAACAAGTGTAACAACTGGTTTGGTTTTAGTTTTTGGAGAGATTTCTACAACTGCTTATGTAGATATTCAAAAAATCGTTCGACAAACCCTTAAAGACATAGGGTATACACGTGCGAAATATGGTTTTGACGGAGATACTGTTGCAGTCCTTGTCGCAATTGATGAACAATCACCAGATATTGCTCAAGGTGTGAATGAGGCATTAGAAACACGTGGTGAAAAAGACACAAAAGATGATATAGGCGCTGGCGACCAAGGCTTGATGTTTGGCTTTGCGGTCAATGAAACACCAGAACTTATGCCATTACCGATTTCCTTGAGTCACAAGCTTGTAAATCGTTTGGCACAATTACGTAAGGATGAGACACTGACTTACTTACGTCCTGACGCGAAATCTCAAGTAACTGTGGAGTATGACGAACAAGGCAAACCACAACGTGTAGATACTGTAGTAATTAGTACACAACACGATGAAGAGACTACGCTGGAACAAATTCAAAAAGACGTGAAGAAATTAGTTATTGATGAAGTGATCCCAGCCGAATTATTAGATGAAGAGACAAAATATTTTATTAATCCGACAGGTCGTTTTGTCATCGGTGGTCCTCAAGGGGATGCTGGTTTAACTGGACGGAAAATTATTGTAGATACTTATGGCGGTTATGCACGTCATGGCGGCGGCGCTTTTTCTGGAAAAGATGCGACGAAAGTCGATCGTTCAGCTAGCTATGCAGCGCGTTATATTGCAAAAAACATCGTTGCAGCAGAATTAGCAGAAAAAGTTGAAGTTCAACTAGCTTATGCAATTGGTGTGGCACAACCTGTGTCTATTTCAATTAACACCTTTGGGACAAGTGATGTACCAGAAAGTAAATTGATTGAAGCAGTGAGAGAAAACTTTGACCTGCGTCCAGCAGGAATTATAAAAATGCTTGACTTACGTCGTCCAATCTACAAACAGACGGCAGCATATGGTCATTTTGGTCGTACAGACATTGAACTACCTTGGGAGCAGACAGACAAAGTCGATGCAATCAAGAAAAGTTTGATGGAGTAA
- a CDS encoding ABC transporter ATP-binding protein encodes MEHVKKYKLEVTIALITVVIMVMSALWQPKLLQKVLEAIINEDKSQMKELGLYLIGIAGIGLVAGVFNTIYSAKVAQGVSADIREATFRKIQTFSFGNIEEFSAGNLVVRLTNDVTQIQNVIMIALQSLFRIPILFIGSFILAMMTLPQLWWVIVLLVIAVFIITALSFSQMGKHFMLIQKLIDKVNGLAKENLLGIRVVKSFVQEKNELDRFTKVSEELTKHNLIVGTLFSVMIPSFMLAANLAVVGSIFLVSNLVKDDPTVIGGIASFMNYLMQIMMAIIIGGMMMMMTSRAAVSIKRIKEVMDTVPALTYKDVPEQNLDGSVVFEHVSFRYPGDDTDTLKDISFSVKPGEMIGIVGATGAGKSTLAQLIPRLFDPSKGKVTVGGVDLKEVNEQSLRKSVSFVLQKAILFSGTISQNLRQGKKDASEEEMSRATEIAQAKEFIEKLALQYEAPVAERSNNFSGGQKQRLSISRGVIGDPKILILDDSTSALDARSERLVREALDRDLKETTTIVIAQKISSVVHADRILVLDKGHLVGEGTHEELAKTNPIYQEIYETQKGKDENND; translated from the coding sequence ATGGAGCATGTCAAAAAGTACAAGTTGGAAGTTACCATAGCATTGATTACAGTTGTTATCATGGTTATGTCGGCATTGTGGCAACCTAAATTATTACAAAAAGTACTTGAAGCAATTATTAACGAAGATAAAAGTCAAATGAAAGAATTAGGGTTATATTTAATTGGAATTGCAGGGATAGGATTGGTCGCAGGAGTATTCAATACAATTTATTCTGCAAAAGTAGCACAAGGTGTGAGTGCTGATATTCGTGAAGCGACATTTAGAAAAATTCAAACTTTTTCGTTTGGAAATATCGAAGAATTTTCAGCAGGAAATCTCGTCGTTCGTTTAACCAATGATGTGACTCAGATTCAAAATGTAATAATGATTGCCTTACAATCATTATTTAGAATTCCAATTCTTTTTATTGGTAGCTTTATTTTGGCGATGATGACGTTGCCTCAATTGTGGTGGGTCATTGTTTTACTAGTGATAGCTGTATTTATTATCACCGCACTTTCTTTTTCTCAAATGGGTAAGCATTTTATGCTAATTCAAAAATTGATTGATAAAGTGAATGGATTAGCAAAAGAGAATCTTTTAGGTATTCGAGTGGTTAAATCGTTTGTTCAGGAAAAAAATGAATTAGATCGTTTTACTAAAGTAAGTGAAGAGTTAACAAAGCATAACTTGATTGTAGGTACACTTTTTTCTGTTATGATTCCATCATTTATGTTGGCAGCTAATTTAGCCGTTGTGGGATCGATTTTCTTGGTGAGTAATTTAGTGAAAGATGATCCGACTGTAATTGGCGGAATTGCTTCATTCATGAATTATTTGATGCAAATCATGATGGCAATCATTATCGGAGGAATGATGATGATGATGACATCTCGTGCGGCTGTGTCAATTAAACGGATCAAAGAAGTGATGGATACAGTGCCAGCACTTACGTATAAAGATGTACCCGAACAAAATTTAGATGGTAGTGTAGTGTTTGAGCATGTTAGTTTCCGTTATCCTGGAGATGATACAGATACCCTTAAAGATATTTCATTTTCTGTCAAACCTGGTGAAATGATTGGGATTGTAGGTGCTACAGGTGCTGGGAAATCAACATTGGCCCAATTAATCCCTCGATTATTTGACCCTTCAAAAGGGAAAGTAACAGTCGGTGGTGTTGATCTAAAAGAAGTCAATGAACAAAGCTTGCGTAAATCTGTTTCGTTCGTTTTGCAAAAAGCGATTCTTTTCTCTGGTACAATCTCACAAAATTTACGTCAAGGTAAAAAAGACGCAAGTGAAGAAGAGATGAGTCGGGCAACTGAAATCGCACAGGCAAAAGAATTTATTGAAAAATTAGCTTTGCAATACGAAGCGCCTGTTGCTGAGCGAAGCAATAACTTTTCTGGTGGACAAAAACAACGCTTGTCTATTTCTCGAGGCGTGATTGGTGATCCTAAGATTTTGATCTTAGATGACAGTACGAGTGCTTTAGATGCTCGCTCTGAACGTTTAGTCAGAGAGGCTTTAGACAGAGATTTAAAAGAAACAACTACGATCGTGATTGCACAGAAAATTTCGTCTGTTGTTCATGCAGACCGCATTTTAGTGTTAGATAAAGGACACTTAGTCGGCGAAGGAACCCACGAAGAATTAGCCAAAACAAACCCAATCTATCAAGAGATTTACGAAACACAAAAAGGAAAGGATGAAAATAATGACTGA
- a CDS encoding DUF916 and DUF3324 domain-containing protein, with protein MKKKIVYIVTTILISIIIFSNKSADSFAQEAGGATGFVYEIKFPENQHKDAGYFDLKMTPGQKQKVQVLLKNPSDKEITVETSLNSAKTNMNGVLEYGPVNLKKDASLKYDFVDIVKAPDKVILPPNAEKNVDIEINMPKSSYDGLIVGGIQLKKADDDSQKTQDGANVINKYAYIIAMVLQETDTKVVPELKLNKVNAGQSNARNVVYVDVSNSKANFLDNLSMEVQIMSDKKDAVLYETKKSTMRMAPNSNMTFPVSMQGEKMVPGKYRAHVLATSGSQKWEWTEAFEITAEEADKFNRGDVGLVQEKGINWLLIIGVAVGLFIVIVGVFLIIRMIRKKRETVRKGLRRKKKNDSGTHN; from the coding sequence ATGAAAAAAAAAATAGTGTACATAGTAACAACCATTCTGATCTCGATCATCATATTTAGCAACAAGTCTGCCGATAGCTTTGCACAAGAAGCAGGCGGTGCAACTGGATTTGTTTATGAAATTAAATTTCCCGAAAATCAACATAAAGACGCAGGTTATTTTGATTTGAAAATGACCCCTGGCCAAAAACAAAAAGTACAAGTATTACTGAAAAACCCAAGCGATAAAGAAATAACTGTAGAAACCAGTTTAAATAGTGCAAAAACAAATATGAATGGTGTTCTAGAGTATGGGCCAGTCAATTTAAAAAAGGATGCGTCATTAAAATATGATTTTGTTGATATTGTTAAAGCTCCAGACAAAGTCATTTTACCACCAAATGCTGAAAAAAATGTAGACATAGAAATTAACATGCCAAAATCCTCTTATGACGGTTTGATCGTTGGCGGCATTCAATTGAAAAAAGCAGATGATGATAGTCAAAAAACACAAGACGGTGCAAATGTTATCAATAAATATGCGTATATTATCGCAATGGTTTTACAAGAGACAGACACCAAAGTAGTGCCAGAATTAAAGTTAAATAAAGTAAATGCCGGACAGTCAAATGCTCGAAATGTTGTATACGTAGATGTATCCAATAGCAAAGCCAATTTTTTAGACAACCTATCAATGGAAGTCCAAATTATGTCTGATAAAAAGGATGCAGTACTCTATGAAACAAAAAAATCAACTATGCGAATGGCTCCTAATTCTAATATGACTTTCCCTGTAAGCATGCAAGGAGAAAAAATGGTTCCAGGGAAATATCGTGCTCATGTTTTAGCAACATCAGGCAGTCAAAAATGGGAATGGACAGAAGCTTTTGAAATCACAGCAGAAGAAGCAGATAAATTTAACCGAGGAGATGTTGGATTAGTTCAAGAAAAAGGAATTAATTGGTTATTGATTATTGGTGTTGCTGTCGGTTTGTTTATTGTGATAGTAGGAGTATTCCTTATTATTCGCATGATTCGCAAGAAAAGAGAAACCGTTAGAAAAGGATTGCGTCGCAAAAAGAAAAATGATTCTGGCACACATAACTAA